The Primulina tabacum isolate GXHZ01 chromosome 16, ASM2559414v2, whole genome shotgun sequence genome window below encodes:
- the LOC142528355 gene encoding uncharacterized protein LOC142528355, with translation MVQQKQFAGTATSDPHVHLRTFLEITDTIKINNVPDDIIRLRLFPFCLRDQARGWLQSLPLGSITTWQELATKFLAKYFPPAKSAQLKIEISTFRQTDFEQLYEAWERYKELLRKCPNHGFEDWVQIELFYNGLNGQTRGTVDAAAGGTIFAKSAEQAYDLLEQMTINSYQWPSERAGVKRTAGVYAVDPITSLTAQVSALTTQLAAMKKVSISETESPSTVAEEQSITEEAQYVNNRNFGGFGGYRGREEKEVELTHVRDEKLSPTKGARGKKSERYGLNQCIDISLLLYPQRFLQLQDEFQKKKGLEDLKNLNTNIEFADQVEGEFTKGTRRNVPQKLLDPGEFIVPCEIGGHLVEKAICDSGASINIMPRSLYEKLGLIKMRSTELSVQLADKSLKVPLGIVDDVELKIDKLKVLAEFLVLDMENSQDVHVILGRPLLAAVGAMIDVKRGKMTMEVESQLVEIRVSKKSYDPP, from the exons atggttcaacagaaacAATTTGCTGGAACCGCCACGTCTGATCCTCATGTTCATTTAAGGACCTTCTTGGAGATAACAGATACAATAAAGATTaataatgttcctgatgatattattagactgCGTTTGTTTCCGTTTTGTCTCAGGGATCAAgctagaggatggctccaatcgcttccctTGGGAAGTATCACGACATGGCAGGAGCTGGCGACAAAATTTCTGGCAAAATACTTTCCCCCtgcaaagtctgcacagttgaaaattgagattAGCACGTTCAGGCAGACAGATTTTGAGCAATTGTACGAGGCATGGGAAAGATACAAGGAGTTGTTGAGAAAGTGCCCGAACCATGGCTTTGAAGACTGGGTGCAAATTGAATTATTCTACAACGGTCTAAATGGGCAAACAAGAGGAACAGTGGATGctgcagctggtggcacgatctttgcTAAATCTGCCGAGCAAGCTTATgacttgcttgaacagatgacgaTAAATAGCTACCAGTGGCCTTCTGAAAGAGCAGGAGTAAAAAGGACAGCCGGAGTGTATGCTGTGGACCCTATCACATCACTCACTGCACAGGTGTCCGCACTGACCACACAACTCGCAGCTATGAAAAAAGTGAGCATATCAGAAACTGAGAGTCCATCGACTGTTGCTGAAGAACAATCTATTACTGAAGAAGCCCAGTACGTCAACAACAGAAATTTTGGAGGAttcggaggatatcgag GCAGAGAAGAGAAGGAGGTTGAACTTACACATGTTCGGGATGAAAAGCTAAGTCCAACCAAAGGAGCCCGAGGTAAGAAATCTGAGAGGTACGGTTTAAatcaatgcattgatatttctttacttcTCTACCCCCAAAGATTTCTACAATTACAAGatgaatttcaaaagaaaaaaggtcttgaagatctcaagaacctaAACACTAATATTGAGTTTGCAGATCAGGTGGAGGGTGAATTTACCAAAGGAACACGAAGGAATGTTCCTCAGAAGTTGCTAGATCCCGGTGAATTTATTGTACCATGTGAAATAGGGGGTCATTTAGTAGAAAAAGCTATCTGTGACTCAGGGGCAAGTATAAATATAATGCCAAGATCTCTCTACGAGAAACTTGGATTGATCAAGATGAGATCCACCGAATTAAGCGTGCAGCTGGCAGATAAATCGCTGAAGGTGCCATTGGGTATTGTGGATGATGTTGAACTGAAGATTGACAAATTGAAAGTTCTAGCAGAATTCTTGGTACTCGATATGGAGAATAGTCAAGACGTTCACGtcattctaggacgaccattATTGGCTGCTGTTGGAGCTATGATTGACGTGAAACGAGGAAAGATGACCATGGAAGTGGAAAGTCAGCTGGTGGAAATAAGGGTATCCAAGAAATCATACGACCCACCATGA